The following are from one region of the Salvia hispanica cultivar TCC Black 2014 chromosome 1, UniMelb_Shisp_WGS_1.0, whole genome shotgun sequence genome:
- the LOC125192252 gene encoding uncharacterized protein LOC125192252, with product MPPRRNVRNEEHASQVSVEESVTQPRPPSPPPPPPPPQVDREVVKLFLDQKPPTFDGMGEPARAETWIRALERIFRTLVCNDAEKMICVTHQLTGSADFWWDTKLKTMSQDRIDEMTWEEFKTEIYDKYVPKSYRKAKAAEFHNLTQGRLSVTEYDRALCDMTRYAPEQTDTDEKLADKFREGLRHEIRMALAVRGTLTYAEALALALDVEDSDAKREERGKHRDDPTPAAT from the coding sequence ATGCCGCCAAGACGCAACGTGAGGAATGAGGAACATGCCTCCCAGGTTTCGGTAGAGGAAAGTGTGACGCAACCAAGACCGccgtcaccaccaccaccaccacctccccCGCAAGTAGATAGGGAAGTCGTGAAGCTGTTCCTTGACCAGAAGCCTCCTACCTTCGATGGGATGGGTGAACCTGCACGAGCTGAAACTTGGATACGTGCCTTGGAACGCATCTTTAGGACCTTAGTGTGTAACGATGCGGAGAAGATGATCTGCGTGACGCATCAGCTGACCGGATCTGCCGATTTTTGGTGGGACACCAAGTTGAAGACCATGTCCCAGGATCGTATAGACGAAATGACGTGGGAAGAATTCAAGACTGAGATCTACGACAAGTACGTACCCAAGAGCTACCGAAAGGCGAAAGCCGCTGAGTTTCACAACCTCACCCAAGGACGTCTGTCAGTAACCGAGTACGACCGTGCACTTTGCGACATGACCCGCTACGCGCCGGAACAGACCGATACCGATGAGAAGCTGGCCGATAAGTTTCGTGAGGGTCTTAGGCACGAGATTAGGATGGCTTTGGCAGTTCGTGGAACCCTTACGTACGCCGAGGCGTTAGCCCTCGCTTTGGATGTAGAGGACAGCGATGCCAAAAGAGAAGAGCGTGGGAAACACCGTGACGACCCTACCCCCGCCGCGACCTAA